In a genomic window of Paramecium tetraurelia macronuclear, complete genome:
- a CDS encoding Phosphatidylinositol-4-phosphate-5-kinase, with amino-acid sequence MAITIQKYWRGYFARKRLTYQKILESIPQKTIHTNEVDQQEQFESGITINQDEFEKETRKPYKYKIKSIRFKGGAVYTGEWKGQARDGIGIQVWPDGAKYQGEWKHNKAQGKGKFTHSNGDTYEGDWENDMANGYGIYLHVNGAKYEGQWFNDKQHGYGYEVWPDGSSYQGFFQNSFKHGKGKYIWPSGQYFEGDWVYNKLCGFGVLIWSDGRKYEGEFQNNNMHGKGTYNWPDGRKYYGQYFNDQKNGYGIYEWNDGRRYEGEWENGKQHGKGLYIVGEIERTGEWLNGKRIRWDDEKKTNQKK; translated from the exons atggcaATCAcaatatagaaatattgGAGGGGTTACTTTGCTAGGAAGAGGCTGACttactaaaaaatattagaatcgATTCCTTAAAAAACTATTCACACCAATGAAGTTGATCAACAAGAGTAATTTGAATCTGGAATAACTATAAACTAAGATGAATTTGAGAAAGAAACACGAAAACCTTATAAgtacaaaataaaaagtataagATTTAAAGGAGGGGCAGTTTATACTGGAGAATGGAAAGGATAAGCTAGGGATGGAATAGGTATATAAGTCTGGCCAGATGGAGCAAAATATCAAGGAGAATGGAAACATAACAAAGCTTAAGGAAAAGGGAAATTTACCCATTCCAATGGTGATACTTATGAAGGAGATTGGGAGAATGATATGGCAAATGGGTATGGAATCTATTTACATGTTAATGGAGCAAAATATGAAGGATAGTGGTTCAATGATAAATAACATGGATATGGTTATGAAGTATGGCCAGATGGGTCATCATATCAAGGGTTCTTTCAGAACAGTTTTAAACATGGGAAGg gTAAATACATTTGGCCGTCAggataatattttgaaggaGACTGGGTTTACAACAAATTATGCGGTTTTGGTGTTCTAATTTGGTCAGATGGAAGAAAATATGAAGGGGAATTCTAGAATAACAACATGCATGGTAAAGGAACTTACAATTGGCCAGATGGGAGAAAATATTATGGGTAATATTTTAACGACTAAAAAAAT GGTTATGGAATATATGAATGGAATGACGGAAGACGATATGAAGGAGAATGGGAAAATGGAAAATAGCATGGAAAAGGGCTCTATATTGTTGGGGAAATTGAAAGAACTGGAGAATGGTTGAATGGAAAACGGATTAGATGGGATGATGAGAAGAAAACTAATTAGaagaaatga
- a CDS encoding Kelch-domain protein, translated as MNINMNRCQDCGNIHPRQPCAAQPVTFIWPYEGIDVLLFGSWNLFQVGTKLIGNKCTLNLAVGQYEYKFLVDNQWRYLQNQETVNDNHGSYNNMIQVLPKRAYQIFESNAKPLIRLFEVAEEVIGSWDNWSQPLKLQKRYNQFKLCDEYYTYVDLQEGRYEFIFKRGSQYFHDSCQPTIMNSFGRKNNIMVVLINRTESQELDFNNVYWTKHDLLYHTFDHIYGHTMTSIGNQFYIFGGAPSRNEMYKLTFGDHQLNLEETEGEMPRPRAYHNALAYGDKILFFGGVDEHNILNDHFVYVTSAKTWYLAKTDKKWTERERASLTFYAQEELVILFGGYYLSPDLEVELIYNDVYYMNIQNMQWVKLNINNQPSPRYGHTAIQVNEKMYIFCGKNQDEYFNDIWVLNFDSVQWQQIQTQGVAPEPRYGHTTNLIKSKICIFGGRNSKSNRLNDLHLFDFITNTWITPTQYGQMPSPRYFHAADIYNGEQLWILGGNIGLKQF; from the exons atgaatattaacaTGAATCGATGTTAAGATTGTGGAAATATACATCCTAGATAACCCTGTGCTGCTCAACCAGTAACATTTATTTG GCCTTATGAAGGTATagatgtattattatttggatcATGGAATCTTTTCTAAGTGGGgactaaattaattggaaataaATGCACTTTAAATTTGGCAGTTGGACAATATGAATATAAGTTCTTGGTAGATAATCAATGGAGATATCTGTAGAATCAAGAGACTGTGAATGACAATCATGgatcatataataatatg ATTTAAGTGCTTCCTAAAAGAGCGTATCAGATCTTTGAATCTAATGCAAAACCTCTGATAAGACTGTTTGAAGTAGCTGAGGAAGTGATTGGTTCATGGGATAATTGGAGTTAACCactgaaattataaaagcgATATAACTAGTTCAAACTATGCGATGAATATTATACGTATGTAGATTTGCAAGAAGGGCGttatgaattcatttttaaaaggGGAAGTCAATACTTTCATGATAGTTGCCAGCCAACCATAATGAACTCTTTTGGAAGGAAAAATAACATCATGGTTGtgttaataaatagaacGGAATCATAAGAACTAGACTTCAATAATGTTTATTGGACGAAACATGACTTATTATATCATACATTTGATCACATATATGGACATACAATGACAAGTATTGGGAATTAATTCTACATATTTGGTGGAGCTCCAAGTAGAAATGAAATGTATAAGTTAACATTTGGAGatcattaattgaatttagaaGAAACTGAAGGAGAAATGCCAAGACCGAGAGCTTATCATAATGCATTAGCTTATGgagataaaatattattctttggTGGTGTGGATGAacataatatattgaatgaCCATTTTGTATATGTAACATCAGCCAAAACTTGGTATTTGGCTAAAACTGATAAGAAATGGACTGAGAGAGAAAGAGCAAGTCTAACTTTTTATGCTTAGGAAGAATTAGTAATACTGTTTGGtggatattatttatctccTGATCTTGAAGTCGAATTGATATACAATGATGTCTATTATATGAACATTCAGAACATGCAATGGGTGAAACtgaacattaataattaaccaTCTCCACGATATGGACATACTGCCATCTAAGTTAATGAGAAGATGTACATATTTTGTGGGAAGAATTAAGacgaatattttaatgatatatgGGTGCTGAACTTTGATAGTGTTTAATGGCAATAGATCCAAACTTAAGGGGTTGCTCCTGAACCAAGATATGGCCATACAaccaatttgattaaatctaaaatttgtattttcgGTGGTAGAAATAGCAAATCTAATCGACTGAATGATCTACATCTATTCGATTTCATAACCAATACATGGATTACTCCTACTCAATATGGTTAAATGCCATCTCCAAGGTATTTTCATGCGGCAGATATTTACAACGGGGAATAGTTGTGGATTTTAGGAGGAAACATTGGGCTTAAGTAATTTTGA
- a CDS encoding Radial spoke protein, with amino-acid sequence MEEQLQQIFNSKYKNKTLYNHFCELYYQMQENKYYNAKNLADFEDLSNFIKENRFYHVPLQSADKVNNLKDKAFPWQEYCAKLMQLIQFKVKQVNANIQNFLKLNTLLNIVGYGVNDDDAYVIQQCLKQIAQRDPNIQSVRFWGKILAQQKDYFVIEVTLNKQIKEPQPPDCDEKLNEYVHYVTQDFLEDWALLPQITRKQMEASRLITYVFSGDLNKNIIQYPYFEGKEKHLLKAQILRITHANLLAPRGLYKYDDETKTIGFEEEFKMPESTQLATMDEWVHLPAYILKQGRITFYEDPSLKEEELNQMKESDPEQERLKSIKDDKQFEQNDGNWLIKIFGETQQYTVNSDEQLPLSYQVVLLRNFLWPGAVTVSNSNEYISVYFGYGLKNQQHSFNPLAPKDVQEDPEDIDEVPEPNPREQPDELEPDSDDERRREQERREAELQQQQE; translated from the exons ATGGAGGagcaattataataaatattcaattccaaatacaaaaataagaCTCTCTACAATCATTTTTGTGAATTGTACTATCAGATGCaagagaataaatattataatgcaAAAA ATTTAGCAGATTTTGAAGATttgagtaattttattaaagagaaCAGATTTTATCATGTTCCACTCTAATCAGCAGATAaggttaataatttaaaagataaagCATTCCCATGGTAAGAATATTGTGCTAAATTAATGTAacttattcaattcaaaGTTAAATAAGTTAATGCCAATATCTagaattttctaaaattaaacacCTTATTGAATATCGTTGGGTATGGTGTCAATGATGATGATGCATACGTAATATAATAATGTCTTAAACAAATTGCATAAAGAgatccaaatatttaaagcGTACGTTTTTGGGGGAAAATACTAGCACAACAAAAGGATTACTTTGTTATTGAAgttacattaaataaataaataaaagaaccCCAACCTCCTGATTGTGATGAAAAACTAAATGAATATGTACATTATGTCACTTAAGATT ttttggAAGATTGGGCCTTATTGCCATAAATAACACGCAAATAAATGGAAGCCAGTAGATTAATTACTTACGTTTTCAGTGGAGATCTTAAcaaaaacataatttaatatccaTACTTTGAAGGGAAAGAAAAACATCTATTGAAAgcttaaatattaagaataacacACGCCAATTTATTAGCTCCACGAGGGTTGTATAAATATGACGATGAAACAAAAACAATAGGATTTGAAGAAGAATTCAAGATGCCTGAATCAACTCAATTGGCAACTATGGATGAATGGGTTCATTTGCCtgcttatattttaaaataaggaaGAATTACATTTTATGAAGATCCTTCTTTAAaggaagaagaattaaattagatgaagGAGTCTGACCCTGAATAAGAGagattaaaatcaattaaggaTGATAAAC aatttgaataaaatgatggTAATTggttgattaaaatttttggagaaacataataatatactGTCAATTCAGATGAATAATTACCTTTAAGTTATTAAGTAGTCTTGTTGAGAAATTTTTTGTGGCCTGGAGCAGTGACTGTTAGCAat TCGAATGAATACATAAGTGTTTACTTTGGATATGGGTTGAAGAATCAATAACATTCTTTTAATCCTTTGGCTCCAAAAGATGTGCAAGAGGATCCTGAAGACATTGATGAAGTTCCTGAACCAAATCCCAGAGAACAGCCAGATGAGTTGGAACCAGATAGTGATGATGAAAGAAGAAGAGAATAGGAGAGAAGGGAAGCTGAATTACAATAGTAATAAgaatga
- a CDS encoding Proteosome subunit, with protein sequence MQYLDNYLESKGGYDYTNVKRNELMKAQGFKEMPFTKTGTTIVGVLFDGGVVMAADTRATAGSIVADKNCEKLHTLAPNIWAAGAGTAADLHHQCAHFNAKLKLQRLNLNRQSRVNEVITKLTSKLFPYRGHIGVALIIGGIDCNGPQLASVSPHGNYVYHPFQSMGSGSLAALGILEAKFQDGLTKQQAIDLAIEAIEAGIFHDMGSGSNVDVVAITKDGVDYKRNIRQYNAKSYQRQVPYDFPINNTPALKKYQFDIEKQELSEVGQEMVIIE encoded by the exons atgtaaTACTTGGACAATTATCTTGAATCCAAAGGAGGTTACGATTATACAAATGTGAAAAg aaatgaattaatgaaaGCTTAAGGATTTAAAGAAATGCCATTCACAAAAACAGGAACAACAATTGTCGGTGTTTTATTTGATGGAGGAGTGGTGATGGCTGCCGACACAAGAGCTACAGCAGGATCTATAGTTGCTGATAAAAACTGTGAAAAATTACACACTCTAGCTCCAAACATCTGGGCTGCTGGAGCTGGTACAGCTGCTGATTTACATCATCAATGTGCGCATTTTAATGCCAAACTCAAACTCTAAAGACTAAATCTAAATAGATAAAGTAGAGTGAATGAAGTCATCACTAAACTTACTTCTAAGCTCTTCCCTTATAGAGGTCATATTGGAGTAGCTTTGATTATTGGAGGAATAGATTGCAATGGACCTTAATTAGCTTCAGTGTCTCCTCATGGAAA TTATGTTTATCATCCTTTCCAATCTATGGGAAGTGGATCACTTGCTGCTTTGGGTATATTAGAAGCCAAGTTTTAGGATGGACTTACAAAATAGTAAGCTATTGATCTCGCTATTGAAGCCATCGAAGCTGGTATTTTCCATGATATGGG ATCTGGAAGTAATGTCGATGTTGTCGCCATTACAAAGGATGGTGTGGATTATAAAAGAAACATTAGATAATACAATGcaaaatcatattaaagGCAAGTACCTTATGATTTCCCAATCAACAACACAC CTGctcttaaaaaatattagtttgatattgaaaaataagaattatctGAAGTTGGATAGGAAATGGTAATTATAGAATGA
- a CDS encoding Ubiquitin-conjugating enzyme yields MQKTQTNRLNKELQDFKEREKKGEDSGISILLVDQNITHWKGFINGPSDTPYANGYFQVDIVIPPEYPYKPPKMKFDTRIWHPNISSQTGAICLDILKDEWSPALSIRTALLSLQALLCDPQPDSPQDAVVANQFKTQKDLYVKTAKEWTQNYASKNKQEEKVQNLVNLGFEVGVVKEALLRFGYDEEQAANFLLGG; encoded by the exons atgtaaaaaaCATAAACTAATCGATTGAATAAGGAATTGCAGGACTTTAAAGAGAGAGAAAAAAAA GGAGAAGATTCtggaatttcaattttgttagttgattaaaatatcacTCATTGGAAGGGCTTTATAAATGGGCCATCTGATACTCCCTATGCTAATGGTTACTTTCAAGTAGACATTGTGATTCCTCCAGAATATCCATACAAACCTCCAAAAATGAAGTTCGACACCCGCATTTGGCATCCTAACATCTCTTC TCAAACAGGAGCTATTTGTTTGGATATATTAAAAGATGAGTGGTCACCTGCCCTTTCAATACGTACAGCTTTGCTGTCACTTTAGGCATTATTGTGTGATCCTTAACCAG ATTCCCCTCAAGATGCTGTAGTTGCCAACCAATTCAAAACCTAAAAAGATTTATATGTTAAAACAGCAAA aGAATGGACATAAAATTATgcttcaaaaaataaataagaggaGAAGGTGTAAAATTTAGTCAATTTAGGTTTTGAAGTCGGCGTAGTTAAG GAAGCTCTCCTCAGATTTGGATATGATGAAGAATAAGCAGCAAACTTTCTTTTGGGAGGTTGA